From the genome of Bactrocera oleae isolate idBacOlea1 chromosome 2, idBacOlea1, whole genome shotgun sequence, one region includes:
- the Hmu gene encoding adipocyte plasma membrane-associated protein Hemomucin isoform X1: MGLLHAIGIRVMNFMVFFLIVILLPGLPPRTTFPFKEFHVTPAKDLKGALEPNQHLDGAERLLEGRVYGPECLIARKNEVYTGIHGGEIIKLTADHVTHVAKIGQPCEDIFEEARCGRPLGLAFDTQGNNLIVADAYYGIWQIDLNTNQKKLLVSPHQEQPGKDIQRKAKLFNTVAVDQKGDIYWTDSASDFVLLDLVFGGLANPSGRLFKYDRANNVSKVLLDELFFANGLALSPDEDFIVVAETGAMRLTLYHLKGAKAGQSEVFVEGLPGLPDNLTPDAEGIWVPLIMAADNEHPNGYNMFANFPSIRLFLARLLSLFELPFRLINNAFPNKLAQKFIHFIGHGESMLLLSPKRSTIVRIDWNGNIVGSLHGTDKSAGAISHVLEFNDYLYLGSPFNRFLARVKSPRAGRQPEVKVRNVRYEGAGLEASVKPSTASTTTTSKPKPAATKPLTTTAPPTKTTTTTTTTTPRPTTTTPKPTTTTTKRPTTTTTTRKPTTTTTARPSTTTTTTKPKATTTTTTTTTTPKPTTATPKASSATPKIKSSTTTARPAAEQKRVPPKDPAPIKEEIPNDTKPPKFDKLKVITKTGEHLEF; the protein is encoded by the exons TTATATTATTGCCGGGTCTGCCACCGCGTACCACTTTTCCATTCAAAGAATTTCA TGTGACACCCGCTAAAGATTTGAAAGGAGCCTTAGAGCCTAATCAGCACCTAGATGGTGCCGAACGCCTCCTTGAAGGGCGTGTCTATGGCCCAGAATGTCTTATTGCTCGTAAAAATGAGGTATACACCGGCATTCATGGTGGGGAGATAATAAAACTAACTGCCGATCATGTTACACACGTAGCAAAAATTGGACAACCTTGTG AAGATATATTTGAAGAGGCTCGTTGCGGAAGACCTTTGGGCCTTGCCTTTGATACGCAAGGTAATAATTTGATTGTGGCAGACGCATACTACGGCATCTGGCAGATAGATCTTAATACGAATCAAAAGAAATTGCTGGTATCGCCACATCAAGAACAACCTGGTAAAGATATTCAACGCAAAGCTAAACTTTTCAACACGGTTGCCGTAGATCAGAAAGGTGATATATATTGGACAGATTCTGCCTCAGATTTTGTGTTGCTCGATTTGGTATTCGGAGGTCTGGCAAATCCCTCTGGCCG GCTCTTCAAATATGATCGCGCTAACAATGTTAGCAAAGTATTACTGGACGAATTATTCTTTGCTAATGGTTTGGCCTTGAGTCCCGATGAAGACTTCATTGTTGTCGCCGAAACCGGAGCGATGcgtttgactttataccatttAAAGGGCGCCAAAGCTGGTCAGAGTGAAGTCTTCGTAGAGGGTTTGCCTGGTTTGCCCGACAATTTGACACCCGATGCCGAGGGCATATGGGTGCCGCTCATAATGGCCGCAGATAATGAACATCCAAACGGTTACAATATGTTCGCCAACTTCCCCAGCATACGTTTATTCTTGGCACGTCTGCTTAGTCTCTTCGAGTTGCCCTTCCGTCTAATCAACAACGCCTTCCCAAATAAGCTGGCCCAAAAGTTTATTCACTTCATTGGACATGGTGAAAGTATGCTGCTTTTGTCACCCAAGCGTTCAACCATTGTGAGAATAGACTGGAACGGTAATATTGTGGGCTCGTTACATGGTACCGATAAGTCGGCAGGCGCTATTTCGCATGTATTGGAATTCAACGATTACTTGTATTTGGGTTCGCCGTTCAATCGGTTTTTGGCGCGTGTGAAATCACCGAGAGCCGGTCGCCAACCGGAGGTGAAAGTACGGAATGTCAGGTATGAGGGCGCTGGTTTAGAAGCGTCTGTTAAGCCATCAACTGCATCTACTACCACTACTAGCAAGCCAAAGCCTGCCGCTACTAAACCACTAACTACGACAGCGCCACCGACAAAAACCACGacgacaacaactacaactacaccGCGACCAACTACAACTACACCTAAACCGACCACGACAACTACAAAAAGACCAACAACTACTACAACAACtagaaaaccaacaacaactacgACAGCGCGACCATCAACAACGACGACGACCACAAAACCCAAAGCTACcactaccaccaccaccacaacTACAACACCAAAACCAACTACAGCTACACCAAAAGCATCAAGCGCCACACCGAAAATAAAATCAAGCACCACAACAGCACGTCCCGCGGCCGAGCAGAAACGTGTGCCTCCAAAGGACCCAGCACCGATTAAGGAGGAAATACCAAACGATACGAAACCACCCAAATTCGACAAGCTTAAAGTGATCACCAAAACCGGCGAACACCTCGAATTTTAA
- the Hmu gene encoding adipocyte plasma membrane-associated protein Hemomucin isoform X2 has product MGLLHAIGIRVMNFMVFFLIVILLPGLPPRTTFPFKEFHVTPAKDLKGALEPNQHLDGAERLLEGRVYGPECLIARKNEVYTGIHGGEIIKLTADHVTHVAKIGQPCDIFEEARCGRPLGLAFDTQGNNLIVADAYYGIWQIDLNTNQKKLLVSPHQEQPGKDIQRKAKLFNTVAVDQKGDIYWTDSASDFVLLDLVFGGLANPSGRLFKYDRANNVSKVLLDELFFANGLALSPDEDFIVVAETGAMRLTLYHLKGAKAGQSEVFVEGLPGLPDNLTPDAEGIWVPLIMAADNEHPNGYNMFANFPSIRLFLARLLSLFELPFRLINNAFPNKLAQKFIHFIGHGESMLLLSPKRSTIVRIDWNGNIVGSLHGTDKSAGAISHVLEFNDYLYLGSPFNRFLARVKSPRAGRQPEVKVRNVRYEGAGLEASVKPSTASTTTTSKPKPAATKPLTTTAPPTKTTTTTTTTTPRPTTTTPKPTTTTTKRPTTTTTTRKPTTTTTARPSTTTTTTKPKATTTTTTTTTTPKPTTATPKASSATPKIKSSTTTARPAAEQKRVPPKDPAPIKEEIPNDTKPPKFDKLKVITKTGEHLEF; this is encoded by the exons TTATATTATTGCCGGGTCTGCCACCGCGTACCACTTTTCCATTCAAAGAATTTCA TGTGACACCCGCTAAAGATTTGAAAGGAGCCTTAGAGCCTAATCAGCACCTAGATGGTGCCGAACGCCTCCTTGAAGGGCGTGTCTATGGCCCAGAATGTCTTATTGCTCGTAAAAATGAGGTATACACCGGCATTCATGGTGGGGAGATAATAAAACTAACTGCCGATCATGTTACACACGTAGCAAAAATTGGACAACCTTGTG ATATATTTGAAGAGGCTCGTTGCGGAAGACCTTTGGGCCTTGCCTTTGATACGCAAGGTAATAATTTGATTGTGGCAGACGCATACTACGGCATCTGGCAGATAGATCTTAATACGAATCAAAAGAAATTGCTGGTATCGCCACATCAAGAACAACCTGGTAAAGATATTCAACGCAAAGCTAAACTTTTCAACACGGTTGCCGTAGATCAGAAAGGTGATATATATTGGACAGATTCTGCCTCAGATTTTGTGTTGCTCGATTTGGTATTCGGAGGTCTGGCAAATCCCTCTGGCCG GCTCTTCAAATATGATCGCGCTAACAATGTTAGCAAAGTATTACTGGACGAATTATTCTTTGCTAATGGTTTGGCCTTGAGTCCCGATGAAGACTTCATTGTTGTCGCCGAAACCGGAGCGATGcgtttgactttataccatttAAAGGGCGCCAAAGCTGGTCAGAGTGAAGTCTTCGTAGAGGGTTTGCCTGGTTTGCCCGACAATTTGACACCCGATGCCGAGGGCATATGGGTGCCGCTCATAATGGCCGCAGATAATGAACATCCAAACGGTTACAATATGTTCGCCAACTTCCCCAGCATACGTTTATTCTTGGCACGTCTGCTTAGTCTCTTCGAGTTGCCCTTCCGTCTAATCAACAACGCCTTCCCAAATAAGCTGGCCCAAAAGTTTATTCACTTCATTGGACATGGTGAAAGTATGCTGCTTTTGTCACCCAAGCGTTCAACCATTGTGAGAATAGACTGGAACGGTAATATTGTGGGCTCGTTACATGGTACCGATAAGTCGGCAGGCGCTATTTCGCATGTATTGGAATTCAACGATTACTTGTATTTGGGTTCGCCGTTCAATCGGTTTTTGGCGCGTGTGAAATCACCGAGAGCCGGTCGCCAACCGGAGGTGAAAGTACGGAATGTCAGGTATGAGGGCGCTGGTTTAGAAGCGTCTGTTAAGCCATCAACTGCATCTACTACCACTACTAGCAAGCCAAAGCCTGCCGCTACTAAACCACTAACTACGACAGCGCCACCGACAAAAACCACGacgacaacaactacaactacaccGCGACCAACTACAACTACACCTAAACCGACCACGACAACTACAAAAAGACCAACAACTACTACAACAACtagaaaaccaacaacaactacgACAGCGCGACCATCAACAACGACGACGACCACAAAACCCAAAGCTACcactaccaccaccaccacaacTACAACACCAAAACCAACTACAGCTACACCAAAAGCATCAAGCGCCACACCGAAAATAAAATCAAGCACCACAACAGCACGTCCCGCGGCCGAGCAGAAACGTGTGCCTCCAAAGGACCCAGCACCGATTAAGGAGGAAATACCAAACGATACGAAACCACCCAAATTCGACAAGCTTAAAGTGATCACCAAAACCGGCGAACACCTCGAATTTTAA
- the LOC106624093 gene encoding uncharacterized protein, which produces MATMKKSTHENATDYDGEPGCDTLHEVNAMFRHFWDPTKYWTCEAQGRPAKLQRCPQSHLYMDSQNKCVMYTDWHWTDPAEPPSRPRSEKST; this is translated from the coding sequence ATGGCAACAATGAAAAAATCAACACATGAAAATGCTACCGATTATGATGGCGAACCCGGCTGCGACACATTGCACGAGGTTAACGCCATGTTCCGTCACTTCTGGGACCCTACAAAATATTGGACATGTGAGGCACAAGGGCGTCCCGCTAAACTACAACGCTGTCCACAATCGCATCTATATATGGACTCGCAAAATAAATGTGTCATGTATACTGATTGGCATTGGACCGACCCCGCTGAACCGCCAAGCCGTCCGAGAAGCGAGAAAAGCACGTGA